A region of Lycium barbarum isolate Lr01 chromosome 1, ASM1917538v2, whole genome shotgun sequence DNA encodes the following proteins:
- the LOC132613251 gene encoding cold shock domain-containing protein 3-like: protein MKEEEALQKQKDREFSKRAKSAGNFSHGGSQGDGNPSAPFQRSKFNQKDRNFGTAGSHSQANVTNCGFQHPTCNTCGKKHSGVCRLGMDGCFGCGQPGHFLRDCPSARQNTGGNSNIAQSTNSAAPRNSQAQQGCRETKSGNTGGGQNRLYALSGRQDTEARGDVIEWTGI from the exons atgaaggaagaagaagccctgCAGAAGCAAAAAGATAGAGAGTTTAGCAAGAGGGCTAAGTCTGCTGGTAATTTCAGTCATGGGGGATCTCAAGGTGATGGCAACC CTAGTGCTCCATTTCAGAGGTCCAAGTTTAACCAGAAAGACCGGAACTTCGGAACGGCAGGCTCACATTCACAGGCCAACGTGACCAACTGTGGTTTTCAACACCCTACTTGCAACACTTGTGGTAAGAAACATTCAGGAGTATGCCGTTTGggcatggatggttgttttgggtGTGGTCAGCCGGGTCATTTTCTGCGGGATTGTCCGTCCGCAAGACAGAATACCGGAGGTAACAGTAATAtagctcagtccacaaattcagcagctccccgAAATTCCCAAGCCCAGCAGGGGTGCAGGGAAACAAAGTCCGGTAATACGGGCGGTGGTCAGAATCGTCTGTATGCACTGTCAGGTCGCcaggatacagaggctcgtggagat